A DNA window from Pseudanabaena sp. FACHB-2040 contains the following coding sequences:
- a CDS encoding cytochrome c oxidase subunit II — MKQIPAPIWTLVIGVVVTLVSIWAGYNHHILPTEQASSTAPLVDNFFNVMVMIGTALFLMVEGAIVFSMIKFRQPKGDETDGLPIEGNLPLEAFWTAIPAVICIALGVYSVFVFQEMGGFAPGDHAHGHGTLMAQAPAAIVTDVGSPMITEGDIGGQKIPVYGFGASPEEEGNAPDLAVNVTGLQFAWVFTYPDSGITDGELHVPVGKDVQVNLTAQDVIHSFWIPQFRLKQDAMPGQTAELRFVPTKPGTYSIVCAELCGAYHGAMRTQVIVHTEEDFSHWLESRTATSPQSSQTVAINPAERSDADYLAAYSQGLDLDAQLVSQLAHSPH; from the coding sequence ATGAAACAGATCCCTGCGCCCATTTGGACTCTTGTGATTGGGGTAGTGGTTACCCTGGTGAGCATCTGGGCCGGCTATAACCATCACATCTTGCCTACCGAGCAGGCTTCAAGTACAGCCCCGCTGGTGGACAACTTCTTCAACGTCATGGTGATGATCGGCACAGCGCTTTTCCTGATGGTCGAGGGCGCTATTGTGTTCTCCATGATCAAGTTTCGTCAGCCGAAAGGCGACGAAACCGATGGTCTACCCATTGAGGGCAACCTGCCTCTAGAAGCCTTTTGGACGGCCATTCCCGCCGTTATCTGCATTGCCTTGGGCGTTTACAGCGTCTTTGTGTTTCAGGAGATGGGCGGCTTTGCCCCTGGTGACCATGCCCACGGCCACGGGACTTTGATGGCTCAAGCCCCAGCAGCCATCGTTACGGATGTGGGATCGCCGATGATCACTGAAGGTGATATTGGCGGACAGAAGATTCCGGTCTATGGCTTTGGCGCTTCGCCTGAAGAAGAGGGCAACGCACCTGATCTGGCTGTCAACGTGACTGGGCTTCAGTTTGCCTGGGTGTTTACCTATCCTGATTCTGGCATTACCGATGGGGAACTTCATGTGCCCGTTGGCAAAGATGTGCAGGTTAACCTTACTGCCCAGGATGTGATTCACTCCTTCTGGATCCCCCAATTTCGGCTTAAGCAAGACGCCATGCCGGGGCAAACTGCTGAGCTGCGCTTTGTCCCTACTAAGCCCGGCACCTACTCTATCGTCTGCGCCGAACTTTGCGGTGCCTATCACGGTGCCATGCGGACTCAGGTTATCGTTCACACTGAAGAAGACTTTTCTCACTGGCTAGAAAGCCGCACAGCCACGAGCCCCCAAAGTAGCCAAACGGTTGCTATCAATCCGGCTGAACGATCCGACGCCGACTATTTAGCAGCTTATAGCCAGGGGCTTGATCTAGACGCTCAACTGGTTTCTCAACTGGCTCACTCCCCGCATTAA
- a CDS encoding flavin monoamine oxidase family protein: MVGSTLSRQAFLRLLMASVAAGTIAPTAALAGPSEKQVVVIGAGLAGLVAAYELQREGHQVTVLEARDRVGGRVYTLREGFANDQYAEAGGEYIDSFNVHRQMHHYVQTFGLRLAPVHSEPTEGIYFVRQQRCDFSDTALANSFGQGVVDEIDRFWITLELLARGAFRKTDWLTAAAQWDQQSVAQWMDTLALDPLARELTEQYLRGEMDEPDQLSMMFLMEQAALYDKVPDQRLEMYRIQGGNGQLPAAIARALGDAVLLNCPVIAIEQSEQGVQVTHEQGSVTADYVVIATPLPPLRQVRFSPELPEMVRDAIAHLNYGSHIKVMIQFDERIWRTRYQSTGLTITDLPIGFATDATARQSGQSGILTAYISGQYGEALLPLNNEARIQNVLDQYEMIYPGCRSHVKTAQTAVWPQERYTGGSYSNYGPGQFARFWPALRQPHRRLFFAGEHTDNFVGYMEGAVRSGQRVAQQIGSGTTSLNGVFRRLSSTKW, encoded by the coding sequence ATGGTCGGTTCTACACTTTCACGCCAAGCATTTTTACGGCTGTTGATGGCCTCGGTAGCTGCAGGCACTATAGCCCCTACAGCCGCTCTAGCAGGCCCCTCCGAAAAACAGGTCGTGGTGATCGGGGCAGGGCTAGCTGGACTAGTGGCTGCCTATGAGCTGCAAAGGGAGGGCCACCAGGTAACGGTACTAGAAGCGCGAGATCGGGTGGGGGGCCGGGTCTACACCCTGCGAGAGGGGTTTGCAAACGATCAGTATGCTGAGGCTGGCGGTGAGTATATCGACAGCTTTAACGTGCACCGGCAGATGCACCACTATGTGCAAACCTTTGGGTTGAGGCTGGCTCCAGTACACTCTGAGCCCACGGAGGGGATTTACTTTGTGCGGCAGCAGCGGTGTGATTTTTCTGACACAGCCCTGGCCAACAGCTTTGGGCAGGGTGTTGTAGACGAGATCGATCGCTTCTGGATTACGCTGGAGCTGCTGGCCAGAGGTGCCTTTAGAAAAACAGATTGGCTGACGGCAGCAGCCCAGTGGGATCAGCAGAGCGTGGCGCAGTGGATGGATACGCTGGCCTTAGACCCTCTGGCCCGTGAGCTAACAGAGCAGTACCTGCGGGGCGAGATGGACGAGCCTGATCAGCTCTCAATGATGTTTTTGATGGAGCAGGCCGCCCTCTACGACAAAGTGCCCGACCAGCGGCTAGAGATGTACCGGATTCAGGGGGGCAACGGGCAATTACCTGCCGCCATTGCTCGTGCCCTAGGGGATGCCGTTTTGCTCAACTGCCCAGTTATAGCCATTGAGCAAAGTGAGCAGGGGGTGCAGGTGACCCATGAGCAGGGCAGCGTGACGGCAGATTATGTTGTCATTGCCACGCCACTACCGCCGCTGCGCCAGGTGCGCTTTTCACCCGAGCTGCCAGAGATGGTGAGAGATGCGATCGCACATCTCAACTATGGCTCCCACATCAAGGTCATGATCCAGTTCGATGAACGCATCTGGCGCACCCGCTACCAGAGCACTGGGCTAACCATCACCGACTTGCCCATTGGCTTTGCAACCGACGCCACCGCGCGACAATCTGGACAATCGGGCATTCTTACGGCCTATATTTCTGGTCAGTATGGCGAGGCACTGCTGCCTCTCAACAACGAAGCCCGTATCCAGAACGTTTTAGACCAATACGAAATGATTTATCCCGGCTGTCGCAGCCATGTTAAAACGGCGCAAACTGCGGTTTGGCCCCAAGAGCGCTATACCGGCGGGTCTTACTCCAACTACGGGCCAGGGCAGTTTGCTCGCTTCTGGCCTGCTCTACGCCAGCCCCACAGACGTCTGTTTTTTGCTGGAGAGCATACCGACAATTTTGTAGGCTATATGGAAGGGGCCGTTCGTAGCGGCCAGCGGGTAGCGCAACAAATAGGGAGTGGTACGACATCGTTGAATGGAGTATTTCGTAGGTTGAGCAGTACGAAGTGGTAA